One region of Oxalobacteraceae bacterium OTU3CAMAD1 genomic DNA includes:
- a CDS encoding acyltransferase, translated as MTLASWLRTPGEPRTIAAAIDSRDNSFNLVRLVAALLVVLYHASIHATRGTGPDPVSALLLPVADAGAIAVDVFFVLSGLFITQSWMRDPNVPRFLARRVARLVPGLLACLALTTIVAVLFFSDTGAAGLADPATWRYIFNGAALHWLRYIIPPQELALPGVLGGQPLNGPLWTVYWEGRMYVMVALIGFAAIMPMRRWMMAMSLLLALCAFEFPRVLAGYVWEARLWSLFLCGMLLQTLATEVRFGVRQFAVACALLALNSTRWLAVEGQTLTLVGVILAALTLALWVGGSRALRWRHLQKHDYSYAIYIYHWPVMLMLKSMLPPVGMWAMLAATLAVVLPLSILSWHCVESPALAWTRAMLARRREAKPA; from the coding sequence ATGACCCTGGCTTCCTGGTTGCGCACGCCGGGAGAGCCGCGCACCATCGCCGCGGCCATCGACTCGCGCGACAACAGCTTCAACCTGGTGCGGCTGGTGGCCGCGCTGCTGGTGGTGCTCTACCACGCCTCCATCCACGCCACGCGCGGCACCGGGCCGGACCCGGTCAGCGCCCTGCTGCTGCCGGTGGCCGACGCCGGCGCCATCGCGGTCGATGTGTTCTTCGTCCTGAGCGGCCTGTTCATCACCCAAAGCTGGATGCGCGACCCGAACGTGCCGCGCTTTCTCGCCCGCCGCGTGGCCCGCCTGGTGCCGGGGCTGCTGGCCTGCCTGGCGCTGACCACCATCGTCGCCGTGCTGTTCTTCTCGGACACGGGCGCCGCCGGGCTGGCCGATCCGGCCACCTGGCGCTACATTTTCAATGGCGCCGCGCTGCACTGGCTGCGCTACATCATCCCGCCGCAGGAACTGGCGCTGCCCGGCGTCCTGGGCGGCCAGCCGCTCAACGGTCCACTGTGGACCGTGTACTGGGAAGGCCGCATGTATGTGATGGTTGCGCTGATCGGCTTTGCCGCCATCATGCCGATGCGGCGCTGGATGATGGCCATGTCGCTGCTGCTGGCCTTGTGCGCGTTCGAATTCCCCCGGGTGCTGGCCGGTTATGTGTGGGAAGCGCGCCTGTGGTCCTTGTTCCTGTGCGGGATGCTGCTGCAGACCTTGGCGACGGAGGTGCGTTTCGGCGTGCGCCAGTTCGCCGTCGCGTGCGCGCTGCTGGCCTTGAATTCGACGCGCTGGCTCGCCGTGGAAGGCCAGACGCTGACCCTCGTCGGCGTGATCCTGGCGGCGCTCACGCTGGCGCTGTGGGTGGGCGGCTCGCGCGCGCTGCGCTGGCGCCACCTGCAAAAGCACGACTACTCCTACGCGATCTACATCTACCACTGGCCGGTCATGCTGATGCTGAAAAGCATGCTGCCACCGGTGGGGATGTGGGCCATGCTGGCCGCCACCCTGGCGGTGGTGCTGCCGCTGTCCATCCTGAGCTGGCACTGCGTGGAATCACCGGCGCTGGCCTGGACGCGCGCCATGCTCGCACGGCGCCGCGAAGCGAAGCCGGCCTGA